Genomic segment of Myxococcus stipitatus:
GGTGGCCCAGGCCTATCCCCAGGCGGAGGCCGTCCGCGTGTTCCCCGCCCCGCTGTCCTTCAGCGCATGGCGCTACGTGGCGCGGCTGCCCGGCGCCACGCTCGCTGCGGGGGACGTCACCTTGCTGGGCACACCGCTCGAGGCGCGCCAGGTCTCCGCCCCCGAGGAGGCGCTGCCCGAGGAGCTGCGCGACGTGCCCACGGTGCGCGAGGCCCTGGCCTGGGCGCGCTTCCCCGTGGTGACGGTGAAGCCCGTGGGCGCGGGCCGGGAGGTGCACATCGCGGACCTGCGCTACCACCTGCGCGGCGAGCCCACGCTCACGTTCGTCGTGCGGGTGGGCCCCACGGGGACGGTGGAGGACGCCCGGCTGGAGCGAGGCGGCAGCGCCTCCGAGCTCCTGCGCCGCTGGCGGGGCGAACCACGTCCGAAGTAACCGCCCCTCCGAGCCCCCCGAGCGCGAAGCACGGCGCCCGGAGGGACGTTCGCGGCGGAGACGAGGCCCCGCCGCGAGGTGCTGGACTCAGGTCAGGCCCGACAGCGGGCCCTTGAAGTCCGGATGGCCGAAGGTGTTCACGTTCACCCCGAAGGCCTGGGCGATGGACACCAGCAGCTTGTTGTGGGCCACCGCACCCGGCAGCGGCGTGCCCGGGCCATCCCAGTTGCCCAGCGGGTTGGAGCCCGCGGGACGCAGCCGCAGGAAGCGGCCCATGCGGAACTTCCCCGCCGCGCCGCCCGCGAGCACCGTGGGCACGCGCACGTTCATGTGGCCCGTCGAATCCCCCAGCTCGTTGCCCCAGAGGATGAGCGTGTTGTCCAGCACCGTGCCGCTGCCCTCCGGGATGGAGGCCAGGCCCGACATCAGGTACGCCACCTGCTCGGCGTACCAGCGCTGCACCTGGACCATCTTCCCGCGAATCCTCGCCCGCTCCGTGGGGTCCGTGACGTCCAGCCGGTGCGCCAGGTCGTTGTGCGTGTCCTCGTGGATGTCCAGCCACGGCATGGACGGCCCCGGAATCGTCAGCGTCACCACGCGCGTCAAATCACACGCGAAGGCGCGGGTGATGACATCCATGTGGAGCTTCGTCAGCTGCGGCATGAGCGAGAGATTGCCGAGCGAGCCCACGTCGTAGTTCGGAGGCCCGTTCGTCCCGCTGCAGTCGCCCTCGGCGGGCGCCGGTGCGGGGGCCAGCCCCGGAGGCGTCAGGCTCAGCGCCCCCAGCCGCCGCTCGATGTCGTGCAGCGACTCCAGATGCGTCTCCAGCTTCTCCCGCTCCGCGCCGGCGAGCTTGTTGCGCAGCCGCTCGGCGTCCTTCACCAGGTAGTTCAGGAGGCTGCGGCGGCGCGTCGTCGAGCGCCCCGCCTCCACCGGGTCCGTCACCGGCGAGGGCGCGGTGCCGAACAGGCGCTGGAAGGCGCCCGCCGGGTTGCGCTCGAAGGGCACGCGGCCCCCGTTCGCGGTGAAGCTGATGCTGTTGTAGACGTGCTGGCCGCCGAACTGCTCCCACGCGTTGAGCTGGATGGAGCGGAACTTCGTGGAGCCGCCGATGTGGGCCTGCGCCGCGAGCACCTGGTCCAGCGACGCGTTCTCCGGCAGGTCATCACCGCTGGCGGTGTTGACCTTGCTGCCGGTGAGGAACGTCAAGGGGCCACCCTCGTGGCCCGTCAGCCCGTGCTCGTAGAGCACCTGGTAGTCCAGCCCATCCAGCACCAGCAGCTTGGACTTGTGGGCCTCCAGCGGCTGGAGCATGGAGTTGGGGAAGTTGAGCGAGAAGCCCTCGCCCTCCCCCTGTGGGTTCCAGTACTCCGGCAGGCAGCCGTGCGGCGTGAAGATGGCGATGAAGCGCATGGGCGACGCGGTGCCCTGCGCATACGCATTCGTGGTGCCCAGCAGGTTGGCCAGGGGCAACGCCGCGGCCGAGCCCGCCAGTGTCTTGAGAAGAGAGCGACGTGAAAGTTCTCGAAGCATGGTGGTGGCTCGGACTCAGGGGTTGCGGCGGTGGACGAAATACGGGGAACGGACGAGGCCCACCAGGGCATCACCCAGCTTCAGCTTCGGGTCCGCGCGGAAGCGCCCGCGCATGTCCGCGAGCATCGACGAGTCCACGGGGGCCTCGTCCCGGCCCATGACGTAGCGGAACAGCTGCAGCGGCACACACTCCGCCACGTCGTCGCTGTCCGCGAGGAACTTCGCCAGCTCCGCGCCGCCCTTGAAGGTGAACTTGCCGTTGGAGTGTTCGACGGAGCCACTGGCATCCACGTCCAGCCCGTTCTCCTTCGTGCGGTACTTGCCCAGGCCGTCGTAGTCCTCCATGCCGAAGCCGATGGGGTCCAGCTGCCGGTGGCAGCCCGCGCACGTGGGGTTGTCGGTGTGCGCGGCGAAGCGCGCCCGGGTGGTGCTGTCCGGCGTGACGGCGGGCGGGATGATGATGATGGACGGCGGCGGAGGAGGAACCTCCCGGCACAACAGGCGCGTGAGGACAAACTTGCCGCGGCGGATGGGCGAGCTGGAGTCAAACAGCGAG
This window contains:
- a CDS encoding DUF1552 domain-containing protein, which gives rise to MLRELSRRSLLKTLAGSAAALPLANLLGTTNAYAQGTASPMRFIAIFTPHGCLPEYWNPQGEGEGFSLNFPNSMLQPLEAHKSKLLVLDGLDYQVLYEHGLTGHEGGPLTFLTGSKVNTASGDDLPENASLDQVLAAQAHIGGSTKFRSIQLNAWEQFGGQHVYNSISFTANGGRVPFERNPAGAFQRLFGTAPSPVTDPVEAGRSTTRRRSLLNYLVKDAERLRNKLAGAEREKLETHLESLHDIERRLGALSLTPPGLAPAPAPAEGDCSGTNGPPNYDVGSLGNLSLMPQLTKLHMDVITRAFACDLTRVVTLTIPGPSMPWLDIHEDTHNDLAHRLDVTDPTERARIRGKMVQVQRWYAEQVAYLMSGLASIPEGSGTVLDNTLILWGNELGDSTGHMNVRVPTVLAGGAAGKFRMGRFLRLRPAGSNPLGNWDGPGTPLPGAVAHNKLLVSIAQAFGVNVNTFGHPDFKGPLSGLT